A genomic window from Cytophagia bacterium CHB2 includes:
- a CDS encoding membrane dipeptidase produces NLKHFYDRGIRYITLTHGKSNHICDSSYDPNHQWNGLSPFGKEVVAEMNRLGIMVDISHVSDSAFYQVIRLTKAPVIASHSSCRSFTPGWERNMSDDMIKTLAKNGGVIQIAFGSSFVNGAYQKTEEGLWKALVEQKINPNSEEGKAFVEKYREEHNLTYADISDVVANIDHVVKLVGIDHVGFGSDFDGVGDSLPTGLKSVADFPNLIYELLKKGYSDKDIEKICSGNLLRVWSEVEKTAKTLQAEKS; encoded by the coding sequence AATCTCAAACATTTTTATGATCGCGGCATTCGTTACATTACGCTCACGCATGGCAAAAGCAATCACATTTGCGATTCTTCGTATGATCCCAATCATCAATGGAACGGCCTGAGCCCGTTCGGTAAGGAAGTCGTGGCAGAGATGAATCGCCTGGGCATCATGGTCGATATTTCACATGTGTCAGACTCGGCATTTTATCAGGTGATTCGCCTCACCAAAGCGCCGGTCATCGCCTCACATTCCTCCTGCCGCAGCTTCACGCCCGGCTGGGAACGCAACATGAGCGATGACATGATCAAAACCCTGGCAAAAAATGGCGGCGTCATTCAAATCGCATTCGGCTCCTCGTTCGTGAACGGCGCTTATCAAAAAACCGAAGAAGGTTTGTGGAAAGCATTAGTCGAGCAGAAAATCAACCCCAACTCTGAAGAGGGCAAGGCGTTTGTCGAAAAATATCGCGAAGAGCATAACCTCACGTATGCGGACATTTCCGACGTCGTTGCGAACATCGATCATGTGGTAAAGCTGGTGGGCATCGACCATGTCGGTTTCGGTTCCGACTTCGACGGCGTGGGCGACTCCCTCCCCACCGGCTTAAAAAGCGTGGCGGATTTTCCCAATCTCATTTACGAATTGCTGAAGAAGGGCTATTCCGACAAAGACATCGAGAAGATCTGCTCGGGGAATTTGCTGCGCGTGTGGTCGGAAGTGGAAAAGACGGCGAAGACGTTGCAGGCGGAGAAGAGCTGA
- a CDS encoding membrane dipeptidase: MVKEKKFRHIFLLLVLVTLASESFAQPSEEFLQQKAAKIHQRVLTIDTHIDWPSRQLRSPEFVPGERHEPGSRTSGQWDLMRMQEGGLDAVFMSIYTSQGPRTDEGHANAQAHALKLIEITKKMVSDYPNLAEIALTPEDAVRLEKSGKRAIFMGMENGYPVGKDLSLIKTFYDLGVRYMTITHTRNNELGDSSTDEKTEWNGLSPLGEAAVKEMNRLGMMVDISHVHDETFWDVIALTQAPVIASHSSARALCDHPRNMNDDMLAAVKKNGGVVQLCLLGNYIKKLPPNPEREAALEPYREKRAAWRRGELSEDEQSELMAKFQEINEKFPANRPHLTDAIDHIDHMVKVMGIDHIGIGSDFDGGGGFTGIDDVSEMPNITLELLRRGYSEKDIGKIWGGNLLRVFKDAEKVARKLQKQQPVLNTAN, encoded by the coding sequence ATGGTGAAAGAAAAAAAATTCCGGCACATATTTCTGTTGCTTGTCCTCGTCACCCTTGCCTCGGAAAGCTTTGCACAACCTTCAGAGGAATTCCTCCAACAAAAAGCTGCAAAGATTCACCAGCGCGTGCTGACGATCGATACCCACATCGACTGGCCCTCGCGCCAACTGCGCTCGCCGGAGTTTGTGCCGGGTGAACGGCATGAGCCGGGCTCGCGCACCAGCGGCCAGTGGGATTTGATGCGCATGCAGGAAGGCGGGTTGGATGCAGTGTTCATGTCGATCTACACTTCACAAGGGCCTCGCACAGACGAAGGCCACGCCAATGCCCAGGCGCATGCGCTCAAGCTCATCGAAATCACAAAAAAAATGGTGAGCGATTATCCCAATCTCGCGGAAATTGCTTTGACGCCTGAGGACGCCGTGCGCCTTGAGAAATCCGGCAAACGCGCGATTTTTATGGGTATGGAAAACGGCTATCCCGTCGGCAAAGATTTGAGCCTAATCAAAACGTTTTACGATCTCGGCGTGCGTTACATGACCATCACGCACACGCGCAACAATGAGCTCGGCGATTCCTCCACCGATGAAAAAACCGAGTGGAACGGCTTAAGCCCGCTGGGTGAGGCAGCCGTCAAGGAAATGAACCGTTTGGGCATGATGGTCGATATTTCGCATGTGCATGACGAAACATTTTGGGATGTCATTGCTCTGACACAGGCACCGGTGATTGCCTCGCATTCGAGCGCGCGCGCCCTGTGCGATCATCCGCGCAACATGAACGACGACATGCTGGCGGCGGTTAAGAAAAACGGCGGCGTGGTGCAACTCTGCCTGCTGGGCAATTACATTAAAAAGCTTCCCCCGAATCCCGAACGCGAGGCGGCGCTTGAGCCTTATCGGGAAAAACGCGCAGCTTGGCGGCGCGGCGAACTGAGCGAGGACGAACAAAGCGAGCTGATGGCAAAATTTCAAGAGATCAACGAAAAATTTCCCGCCAACCGCCCGCATTTGACGGACGCGATCGATCACATCGACCACATGGTGAAAGTCATGGGAATCGATCACATCGGCATCGGCTCGGACTTTGATGGCGGCGGCGGTTTCACCGGCATTGACGATGTCAGCGAGATGCCCAACATCACGCTTGAGTTGCTGCGCCGGGGGTATTCGGAAAAAGATATTGGAAAAATTTGGGGCGGGAATTTGTTGCGCGTATTCAAGGACGCTGAGAAAGTCGCCAGAAAATTGCAGAAACAACAACCGGTTTTAAATACGGCTAATTGA
- a CDS encoding STAS domain-containing protein, giving the protein MIAMEYTEEALGPVKILHLSGKIMGDAQTQGMCRFLKDTINAGTERLVMDFREVSWINSSGIGAIMACLTALREHGGDIRFANLHHMTQHYFHITKLETVVKVFTSVAEAVASFESQPEMTYIKQNV; this is encoded by the coding sequence ATGATAGCTATGGAATACACGGAAGAAGCACTCGGCCCCGTTAAGATTTTGCATTTGAGCGGCAAAATCATGGGTGATGCGCAAACGCAAGGGATGTGCCGTTTTCTCAAGGACACGATCAACGCCGGTACGGAACGTTTGGTCATGGATTTTCGTGAGGTGTCCTGGATCAACAGCAGCGGCATAGGCGCCATCATGGCCTGCCTGACCGCCTTGCGCGAGCATGGCGGCGACATTCGCTTTGCGAATCTGCATCATATGACGCAACACTACTTTCATATCACCAAGCTGGAAACCGTGGTTAAAGTGTTCACCAGCGTTGCAGAAGCAGTCGCCAGTTTTGAAAGCCAACCCGAAATGACGTATATCAAGCAAAATGTGTGA
- a CDS encoding YbjQ family protein, with the protein MTTTAFTLDGYQVTRNLGVVRGITVRSRSIFGTIGASLQTLVGGNISLFTELCEKTRNEAFEMMVRHAQEIGANAVIGIRYDANEIMQGVTEVLCYGTAVVVKPA; encoded by the coding sequence ATGACAACCACGGCGTTCACTCTGGACGGCTATCAAGTGACCAGGAATCTGGGCGTGGTGCGCGGCATTACCGTGCGCTCGCGCTCGATTTTCGGCACGATCGGCGCGTCGCTGCAAACGCTGGTGGGCGGCAACATTTCGTTGTTCACCGAACTATGCGAAAAAACACGCAACGAAGCGTTTGAGATGATGGTGCGCCATGCCCAGGAGATCGGCGCCAATGCTGTGATTGGCATTCGCTACGATGCGAATGAAATCATGCAGGGCGTCACGGAAGTTTTGTGTTACGGCACCGCCGTCGTCGTTAAACCTGCCTAA
- a CDS encoding cytochrome C has translation MTSLFKKAGIVLLAALVIVQFLGPAKTNPPVEEGRTLAANLTTPPEIQTLLKRACADCHSHETAWPWYSHVAPASWFVINHVNDGRRHLNFSDWAKYTPKQASHKLEEIEDLVKRREMPLQSYLLLHSSHAQLSDQDIQTLSGWAKDARSVLDEEISREP, from the coding sequence ATGACATCACTTTTTAAAAAAGCAGGAATCGTTTTGCTCGCGGCGCTTGTCATTGTGCAATTCTTGGGCCCCGCTAAAACCAACCCGCCAGTGGAGGAAGGCCGCACGCTTGCCGCGAATCTAACCACGCCGCCGGAGATACAGACTCTCCTCAAACGCGCGTGTGCGGATTGCCACTCGCATGAAACGGCGTGGCCCTGGTATAGCCATGTTGCCCCGGCATCGTGGTTTGTGATCAATCACGTCAACGACGGCCGCCGCCATTTGAATTTTTCGGATTGGGCGAAATACACGCCGAAACAGGCGAGTCACAAACTCGAAGAAATTGAGGATTTGGTGAAGCGGCGCGAAATGCCGTTGCAGTCTTATTTGCTGCTGCACTCCTCTCACGCGCAGCTCAGTGATCAAGATATTCAAACATTGAGCGGCTGGGCCAAAGATGCGCGCTCGGTGTTGGACGAGGAAATATCACGCGAGCCTTAG
- a CDS encoding tetratricopeptide repeat protein has protein sequence MSFRQRCCFFVLALLLGFSLSASHAQKKLTLSTKSQDAKHAYAETIKGIESFQQFQPLQQLAQSIVKADSNFAMGHMLVAAFSQPDVRTKITEKALQLGAKASKGEQLYLEATSYAYTNNREKAIEIFTKLHKQYPGERRVCMMLGQLHQQLGQFKEAISYFEAANKIDASTPRAHSMIGDCYVLQEQYAKAREYYDAAISRVGPDASPFGPFFGKALSNIYEGQPDPAIAAVKEFHSRYSRNGSAEGFPDVWIWNFTGRVNLEFGRYDEALKCYETGYKSVPGSSIDSVNKKVWFGRVFHGKARTLAKMGRHGEAQQYADQIKMMIENGGKEGEQYWKAYHYLAGYLKLESGDYKAAAEHLEQSDQEDPFQKLLLAKANLKLGNKSYALDICKEIVKNTNNNFDRALAYPEAKKILASAGTF, from the coding sequence ATGTCATTTCGTCAACGGTGTTGTTTTTTTGTGCTCGCGCTGCTGCTGGGTTTTTCGCTTTCAGCGAGTCACGCCCAGAAGAAGCTGACGCTCAGCACCAAGTCGCAAGATGCAAAGCATGCTTATGCTGAAACCATCAAGGGCATCGAATCCTTCCAACAATTCCAGCCGCTGCAACAACTCGCGCAAAGTATTGTGAAGGCCGACTCCAATTTTGCCATGGGACATATGTTGGTGGCGGCTTTCTCTCAGCCGGACGTGCGCACGAAAATTACCGAAAAAGCCTTGCAACTCGGGGCTAAAGCCTCGAAAGGCGAACAACTCTATCTCGAGGCTACGTCTTACGCCTACACCAATAATCGCGAAAAAGCGATTGAGATTTTTACCAAGTTGCACAAGCAGTATCCCGGCGAACGTCGCGTTTGCATGATGCTGGGCCAGTTGCATCAGCAGCTCGGCCAGTTCAAAGAAGCGATTTCGTATTTCGAAGCGGCCAACAAGATCGACGCCAGCACACCGCGTGCGCATTCGATGATCGGCGATTGCTACGTGTTGCAAGAGCAATACGCCAAAGCGCGGGAGTATTATGACGCCGCCATCAGTCGCGTCGGGCCGGACGCCTCGCCTTTTGGCCCGTTCTTCGGCAAAGCGCTCAGCAATATTTACGAAGGCCAGCCCGACCCCGCGATTGCAGCGGTGAAGGAGTTTCACAGCCGCTACAGTCGCAACGGCTCAGCCGAGGGCTTCCCGGATGTTTGGATTTGGAATTTCACGGGCCGCGTCAATTTGGAATTCGGCCGCTACGACGAAGCGTTAAAGTGCTATGAAACCGGCTACAAATCCGTGCCGGGCAGCTCGATTGACAGCGTCAACAAAAAAGTCTGGTTTGGCCGCGTTTTTCACGGCAAGGCTCGAACCCTGGCCAAAATGGGCCGGCATGGCGAGGCGCAGCAATACGCCGATCAAATCAAAATGATGATTGAAAACGGCGGCAAGGAAGGCGAGCAATATTGGAAGGCTTATCATTATCTGGCGGGTTATCTCAAACTCGAAAGCGGGGATTACAAAGCGGCCGCCGAGCATCTCGAGCAATCCGATCAGGAAGATCCGTTTCAAAAATTGCTGCTGGCCAAAGCCAACCTCAAGCTCGGCAATAAAAGTTATGCGCTCGACATTTGCAAAGAGATTGTGAAGAACACCAACAACAATTTCGACCGCGCCCTGGCCTATCCGGAAGCAAAAAAGATTTTGGCTTCAGCCGGGACGTTTTGA
- a CDS encoding ArgE/DapE family deacylase: MKIDHAYLTSTLRDLIRINSINPVLVAGSPGEAEIADYVASGLRKLDLEVKLCQAQPGRVSVIGRLPGKGQGRSLMLNAHLDTVGVEGMAAPFAAEVRDGKMYGRGAYDMKGSLAACLTALKSLVEADIALNGDVILAAVADEEHASLGTAEVIEQIKVDAAIVTEATELQLCLAHKGFVWLEVETFGRAAHGSRFAEGIDANMRMGRFLARLERLEHDLRGRAGHALVGPPSLHAAMLQGGSGLSTYAATCKLFIERRTIPGETEAQVLREIQTILTHLTAEDPKYRATAKSILARAPFEVSPQADLVKILAETASPILGKRPQHIGQSFWMDSALLAAAGIETVVIGPAGAGAHAAVEWVDLKSLAVLAQILAQTAVAYCG, encoded by the coding sequence ATGAAAATCGATCATGCTTATTTGACGAGCACTCTGCGGGATTTGATCCGCATCAACTCGATCAATCCGGTGCTCGTCGCTGGCAGCCCCGGCGAAGCGGAAATTGCAGATTATGTTGCCTCCGGCCTGCGCAAACTCGATCTTGAAGTCAAACTCTGCCAGGCGCAACCCGGTCGCGTGAGCGTCATTGGCCGGCTTCCCGGGAAAGGCCAAGGCCGTTCGTTGATGCTGAATGCGCATCTTGATACCGTTGGCGTTGAGGGCATGGCAGCGCCGTTCGCCGCAGAAGTACGCGACGGTAAGATGTATGGCCGCGGCGCCTATGACATGAAAGGCAGTCTCGCCGCGTGCCTGACCGCATTGAAATCCTTGGTCGAGGCGGATATTGCGCTAAACGGTGATGTCATTCTGGCGGCAGTCGCCGATGAAGAACATGCCAGCCTCGGCACGGCTGAGGTGATCGAACAGATCAAAGTTGACGCGGCGATTGTGACGGAAGCCACGGAGTTGCAGCTTTGTCTCGCGCACAAGGGCTTCGTCTGGCTGGAAGTCGAAACCTTTGGCCGCGCCGCCCACGGCAGCCGTTTTGCCGAAGGCATTGACGCCAACATGCGCATGGGACGATTCCTGGCGCGCCTGGAACGCCTTGAGCACGATCTACGCGGCCGCGCCGGGCATGCGTTGGTTGGGCCTCCCTCCTTGCACGCCGCAATGCTGCAAGGCGGCAGCGGCCTGAGCACCTATGCTGCCACCTGCAAGCTTTTTATCGAGCGCCGCACCATCCCGGGCGAAACCGAAGCGCAAGTCCTGCGGGAGATTCAGACGATTCTTACCCATCTGACGGCCGAAGATCCCAAATACCGCGCGACGGCAAAATCAATTCTGGCGCGCGCGCCGTTTGAAGTTTCACCGCAGGCGGATTTAGTCAAGATTCTTGCTGAAACGGCCTCGCCGATTCTGGGCAAGAGACCGCAACACATCGGGCAGTCGTTTTGGATGGATTCAGCTTTGCTCGCGGCTGCCGGCATTGAAACCGTAGTCATTGGCCCGGCTGGCGCCGGCGCGCACGCTGCGGTCGAATGGGTTGATCTGAAATCCCTCGCCGTGCTGGCGCAAATTCTCGCGCAAACTGCGGTCGCATATTGCGGGTAG